In a genomic window of Hymenobacter chitinivorans DSM 11115:
- a CDS encoding fatty acid desaturase family protein, translated as MSFPAERFGQYLRMKYLVSLTDPVYDPAAPVSRLGAWFLQFIQDKRDLPFVYLILEISATLLPLAGLLFVPGLPAAAWWAVFGLYLLLTTFYFKGPFGLMLHCTSHRILFKKKYARLNHYIPWVIGPLFGQTPETYFTHHLGMHHPENNLPDDESSTMYYQRDSAASFGRYLVDFFLLGIPKLVLYFGRTNKPKLRFRLLRGEVVYLLTVAGLAFVNLPATLAVLVLPVLVTRAVMMLGNWSQHAFIDSADPGNCYTNSVTCINTKYNHKCWNDGYHISHHLKPALHWTEHPAHFRQNLAEYTRQQAVVFDGIHFLHIFAYLMTRRYDLLARHFVDLGEQYQSEAEVVTFLKSRTRRIPRLAPPVAVAA; from the coding sequence TTGTCATTCCCGGCCGAGCGGTTCGGTCAGTATCTGCGCATGAAGTATCTGGTTTCTCTTACCGACCCGGTCTATGACCCGGCGGCCCCGGTTTCCCGGCTCGGCGCCTGGTTTTTGCAATTTATTCAGGACAAGCGGGACCTGCCCTTCGTGTACCTCATCCTAGAAATATCGGCCACGCTGCTGCCGTTGGCCGGGCTGCTGTTTGTGCCCGGGCTGCCGGCCGCGGCGTGGTGGGCAGTGTTTGGGCTGTACCTGCTGCTGACCACGTTCTACTTCAAGGGGCCGTTTGGGCTGATGCTGCACTGCACCAGCCACCGCATCCTGTTTAAGAAGAAGTACGCCCGGCTCAACCATTACATTCCCTGGGTGATTGGGCCGCTGTTTGGGCAAACTCCCGAAACCTACTTCACCCACCACCTGGGCATGCACCACCCCGAAAACAACCTGCCCGACGACGAAAGCTCCACCATGTACTACCAGCGCGACTCGGCCGCCAGTTTCGGGCGCTACCTGGTCGATTTCTTTCTGCTGGGCATTCCGAAGCTTGTCTTGTATTTCGGGCGCACCAACAAGCCCAAGCTGCGGTTTCGGCTGCTGCGGGGCGAGGTGGTCTACCTACTGACCGTGGCCGGGCTGGCTTTCGTGAATTTGCCCGCTACCCTGGCCGTGCTGGTGCTGCCCGTCCTCGTGACGCGGGCCGTGATGATGCTCGGTAACTGGAGCCAGCACGCTTTTATCGACTCGGCTGACCCCGGCAACTGCTACACCAACAGCGTGACCTGCATCAACACCAAGTACAACCACAAGTGCTGGAACGACGGCTACCACATCAGTCACCACCTCAAGCCCGCCCTGCACTGGACCGAGCACCCAGCCCACTTCCGCCAGAACCTGGCCGAGTACACCCGCCAGCAGGCCGTGGTTTTCGACGGTATTCACTTCCTGCACATCTTCGCCTACCTCATGACCCGGCGCTACGATCTGCTGGCCCGGCACTTCGTCGACCTCGGCGAGCAGTACCAGTCGGAGGCCGAAGTCGTGACGTTTCTCAAGTCGCGCACCCGCCGGATTCCCCGCCTGGCCCCGCCGGTAGCCGTAGCCGCCTAG